A region of the Campylobacter subantarcticus LMG 24377 genome:
AATGATAAGTGGAAAGAAGATTTTTTAAAAACTTTAAAAGGAAAAGAAATTAGTATAAACAATGGCGCAAAATTAACTCTTCAATCTTTACCGTTTTTTATAAACAAAAACTTTAAAATGAATGATAAATTTGTTAGTAGTTTTGATGAATTTTTAATATAAACACGAAAATAGAATGAGAATTATTTATGGTGGAGACGAGGGGAATTGAACCCCTGTCCAAAAATAAAACAACCACGGCATCTACATGTTTAGCAAAGGTGAAAAATTCATCCAGCCAAACTCACCTTCCAAAATTTCAAGCTAGACTAAGACTTTAACTTCAATCAAAACTTGTCAAATTTCAATCTACACTATCAAAAATGACCAAATTCTAAGCTAGATAGTATCACTTAAAATTCAGGCTCAACTGAACCTACGCAGCTTTAGCGTAAGCAGGAGCAAATTTAACGTTGTTTGCGTTTAATTTTATTTGAGCTTTATACGCTTTGCTCAAAGCGACATGCCACCAAGGCCACTTTACTCCTGTCGAAGCCAAGTCGTCCCCATTATTGAGAAATTTTATCTGGAACATTTGCAATCTGAGGATTAAACATGCTTAAAAAAGAAGTATTTTTTTCATAATCACTGCAATATCTATCAAGTTGCTCACCCACTAAAAACATCCAATCCACAAATTCATCACTAGCAGGTCCATCAAATTTAGCTGCTTCTTGCATGATTTCCTCACAAAAAGTGCAAAAATTCGCAATTTCATCTAAATTTAGTCTTTTAGCAGCCCAAACTACATTGTGGATATTTTGCCCTAAGTCTTTTAAAGCTTCTTTGTATTTTAAGCTATCACTGCTTAGCTTTACTATCAAAGGCTCTAAAACATCACAAAGACTTCTAAAAAAATACAAAAAACGCTCGATTTCTTCAAGCTCGTAATCTAACTCTAATTGCTCTAAAATTCCCATAAAAACTTCTATAATCTAAGTTTAAATGTTTATTTTAGCAAATTTTAGATAAAATTAAAATTTCTTACAAAATAAAATGGAAAAAATATGGATAGAATTGTAGAGATTGAAAAATTCTCCCCTGATGAGACTTATGAAACAAGCCTTAGACCTTCAAATTTTGATGGCTACATAGGACAAGAAAACATTAAAAAAAATTTAGAAATTTTTATCAAAGCTGCTAAAAAAAGAAATGAATGTCTAGATCATATCCTTTTTAGTGGGCCTGCAGGACTTGGTAAGACAACTTTAGCAAATATTATCTCATATGAAATGAATGCAAATATCAAAACTACTGCTGCACCCATGATAGAAAAAAGCGGGGACTTAGCTGCGATTTTAACCAACCTTAGCGAAGGAGATATTTTATTTATCGATGAAATTCATCGCTTAAGTCCCGCCATAGAAGAAGTGCTTTATCCTGCTATGGAGGATTTTCGTCTTGATATTATCATCGGTAGTGGTCCTGCTGCACAAACTATAAAAATTGACTTACCAAAATTTACTCTAATAGGTGCTACTACAAGAGCAGGTATGCTAAGCAATCCTTTGCGCGATCGCTTTGGTATGCAATTTCGCTTAGAATTTTATAAAAATGAAGAACTTGCTATCATTTTAGAAAAAGCGGCCCTAAAGCTTAATAAAACTTGTGAAAAAAAGGCTTCTTTGGAAATAGCCAAACGCAGTCGCTCTACTCCAAGGATCGCACTAAGGTTACTTAAACGTGTAAGAGATTTTGCTGATGTTAATGATGAGGATAACATTAGCGAAAAAAGAGCCAAAGAAGCACTAAATTCTTTAGGAGTAAATGAGCTAGGTTTTGATGCAATGGATTTAAAATACTTAGAACTTTTAACAGAAGCCAAAAGAAAACCAATAGGACTTTCAAGCATAGCCGCAGCACTAAGTGAAGATGAAAATACTATAGAAGATGTTATAGAACCTTACTTACTAGCAAATGGCTATATAGAAAGAACAGCCAAAGGTCGTATTGCGAGTTTAAAAAGCTTTGATGTATTAAAACTAAAATATAACAAAGGCTTATTTGATGAAAAATAGTAATTTTTTCTTAATTAGTTTTATTTTAATCATTTTATTTTGGGTGCTTTATTTATTTCAGCCTTTTTTAATGAATATTGCCATAGCAAGTTTGATGGCCGTTTCCACTTCCAATATCAATGTTAAATTTCTAACTATTTTTAAAGGAAAAAAAGTTGTTGCAGCTACTGCTACCACTGCATTTATGTTGGCTATGTTTTTTATACCTTTTGTTTATGCTGTCATAGAACTAGTAAAGGCTGCAAAAGGTTTTGATGTAAACTATTTTCACAATACTATAGAATATTTCAAAAATTATTCTTTACACTTACCTGAGTCTTTAAGCTTTATAGAACCTAAAATCAAAGAAGCATTAGCAAGTATTGACTTAAATTCTATCTCTAAAAATATTTTAACCTATCTTTCAAGTGCAACTAAATTTGGTACGAAATTTCTAACAGATATGGTATTAATTTGTGTATTTTATTTCTTTGCTAATCTTTATGGATCCCAACTCATTGGTTATATCAAAACCATAATTCCTATGAAAAAAGAAGAAACTCAAGGCATTTTAAGTGAAGTGAGTAATGTAATGTCTGTGGTGTTTTATTCTATGGTGCTAAATGCTATTTTACAAGGAGTACTTTTTGCTATCATTGCTAAAATTTATGGCTATGATGCTATTTTAATGGGGATATTATTTTGTTTTAGCTCTTTAATCCCTGTAGTGGGAGGGGCTTTGGTTTATGTGCCTGTTTCTTTATATGAATTTGCAAACAATAATCTAAGCGGTGCTTTGGTGATTTTTATCTATAGCGTTGTGATAATATCTTTTATCGCGGATACTTTAGTAAAACCCTACATCATTAAATGGATTAATGAAAAACTTGTTCAAATTCCAACACAAATCAATGAGCTTTTGATTTTCTTTGCAATGATAGCAGGAATTTCAAGTTTTGGTTTTTGGGGTATTATCCTTGGACCTGCTATTTTAACTTTCTTTATCTCTACCTTAAAATTATATGTGATTTTAAAAGAAAAACATTTTGTATAAAAGGCGATTATTTTCCAATAATCGCTAAAATTTCCCCTTCACTTGTAAATTTTTTATTGTATTTAATCACTAAAAATTTAGAGTTTTTATATACATCTAAAACACCGTTTATATTTTTAAATACATTTAAATCATGTTTTGTTTCTAAAGACAAATAGACATTTTTAAAATCCGCTGGACTTTGCAAAAACAAAAGCAACACAAACCAAAGACAAGACAAAACAACCAAAATAAAAGCAAGAGTAACTAAGCTAAAATGATGTAAAAAATACCCTCCTATAACACCACCCAAAAAGCTTCCAAAATAACCAAAAGCATTAAATACACCTAAAGCCGCGCCTTTTTCATTTACCTTAGCAAATTTACTCGCACAACTTTGCATGATAGGTTCGTGTAGATTAAATCCTATAAAAAATACCACAACACCCACCATAAATACTAAAGCATTGTATGAAAAAGCAAATATAATATAAGCAATAATAAAAAATGCCACACCTAAAAGCAGTATCTCTTTGCTTAATCCTCTTTTTTCTCCCAAAGATCCTGACAAACCCATAGCCAAAAAGCCAAGCACCATAGAGCTAACATATACATACCACAAATTTTCACTTGGGTAATTAAACTCATGTACCAAAACCAAAGGTATACTCAAAAATGCGATGCTCATAAGCAATTTTTGCATACAATTAGTAAGGTTCATTAAAGCTAGATTTTTTTCTTTTAGAAGTTTTTTTAATGGAGTTTTGGTATTTTCATGTATGATTGTATGTTCTTTTGGCACAACACTAAATAAAAGCACGATACAAATTAAACTCAAAATAGCACTTAAATCAAATAAACTTGAAAGTCCAAACTTAGCACTCATTAAAGGAGAAAGCACTAAAGAGACTGCAAAAGAAAGCCCTATAAATGATCCCATGATAGCCATCGCCTTGCCACGATTTTCTTCATTGATAAAATCACTTATCATGGCAGTAGCTACTGCACCTATAGCCCCTGCTCCTTGTAGTAATCTTCCAAACATCATCGTATAAATATCATCTGCATATGAACACACCAAAGAACCTATGATAAACACGATAAGTCCTATTAGCATAGTTTTCTTACGCCCTATTTTATCTGAAATGATTCCAAAAGGAACTTGCAACGCCATTTGAGTGAGAGCATATACTCCTACCAAAAGTCCCACTAAAAACTCATTAGCTCCTTTTAAATTTAAAGCATATAAACTTAAAACCGGCAAAACTATAAATAATCCAAAAAATCTAGTCCCAACAATAAAGGACAAAGGTAAAACTGTTTTAAGCATTTTTTCTCCTTATAAAGGATAATTTTACTATGATTTTGATAAACTTTTTTTAAAGTCTAAACAAAAAGAGTAATTTATGAAAAAAAAATTAAAAATAGTTTTAGCTACTTCCAATACACATAAAATAGAAGAAATTAAGAAATTTTTAACTACTTATGAAATTTATGCATTAAATGAAGTCATCACTCCTTTTGAAATCATCGAAGATGGCGCAAGCTTTAAAGAAAACGCTTTGATAAAATCTAAGGCTATTTTTAATGCTCTAGGTAACAAACAAGATGAATTTATCACCTTAAGCGATGATAGTGGCATTAGTGTAGAAGCTTTAGACAATGCACCAGGAATTTTTTCTGCAAGATACTCTCAAGAAGGCACCGATGAGGCCAATAGAAACAAACTCATTCAAGCCTTACATGAAAAAAATTTACATCAAAGTAAAGCATTTTACACCGCAGCTATAGCTATAAGCTCAAAATACGGACATTTTACTACCCATGGATATATGCATGGGCTTGTCATTGACACATTAAGAGGAAGTAATGGTTTTGGTTATGATCCTTTATTTATCCCAAAAGGTTTTGATAAAACCTTAGGAGAACTAGAAGAACAAGTTAAACTAGCCATATCACATCGTTCTCAAGCTTTAATGTTTTCTACTTACATTTTAAGAGTGCTTGAAAAAATAGCATTTTAAAAAGCAATTCATCAAGTACTTTTTATATATTTTAGCATTAATGTGCTTTGGCTTTTGATTTATTGTAATTTTGCTTAAAATAATGATAAGTCAAAATAAAACTTGGCAACAAAAAGAGTGATCCAAGCAAAAGTAAACTCATTGCCAAAACCGTAAGTAAGCCAAAATATATCGTTGGGATAAAATTACTACTTACCATTACCAAAAAGCCTAGAATAATCGTAACACTCGTGTAATAAATTGCACTTCCTATGCCAAGATGAGAAGCCTTTATAGCCTCTTCTAAACTTTTATGCTTCAACTCTTCTTTAAAACGGTAAATATAATGAATCATATCATCAACTCCTATCCCTATACAAATAGCAGCGATGGTAATACTCATAATATCAAGCGGTATATTTAAAATTCCCATTAAGCCAAACACCAAAGCCAAAGGTATGAGATTAGCTAAAATTGCAACAAAAGCATAAACAAAACTTCTAAAAATCACCACAAATAAAGCAAAAATCACAAGCACTACAAAAGCTAGAGTATCAAACTGCGAAGAAAAAAGACTTTGAAGCATGTTGTTATACAAAGGCATTATGCCACTAATTTGCACTTGTACATTGTCATTTTGTAAAAGTTTGTTTAGATTTTTTTCAAGCTGTTTTAAAAAGACATCGCGTCTTAAATTTGGGTCGCTATCTAACATACGCACACTAAATCTTAACTCATTGTTTTCCACACTAACAAAAGGAATTAAAACTTGCTTTTTAAAACCCTCATCTAAATTTTCATACAAAAAAGCCAAAGCAAAATCATCTAAAGGTTTGCCATTGTTAATGCTTTTGCCAAGCTCTAATAAACTTTCTAAACTTAACACAGAACCTACATATTTTTGTTTACTCAAAAACTCATGTACTTTAGCAGCTATTCTTGTTTTTTCACTACTAAAAAAATACCTATCATCTTTAGCTAGATCATCAAATTCTTGCTCAAACTCATCAGTACTTTGTTGGTGTTGCTTTTCTTGTTTAAAACGAACAATCACATCTAAAGGCATAGTCCCACCCAAGTCTTTATCGATAACTAGCAAACCTTGTTTAATTCTAGAGCTGTCTTTAAAATAACTCACAAAGCTATTTTCTACTTTAATTTGAGCAATACCCCATAAAGCAAACACTACACATAAAACACTAATACCGTAAATGATTTTTCTATGTTTTAAGCTCGCATTTGCACAAAAATTTAAAAAACAAAGCGAGCTTTGATTAAGCTTTTTAAATTCTAAACGCGGCATTAACACCAAAATACTAGCAAAATACACATAAGCTAAAATCAAACTCACACTTATACCAAGACTCATCATTATACCAAGTTTGATGATAGGCTCAATATCTGAAAAAACAAAACTTAAAAATCCAACAACCGTGGTTAAAATAGCAAAAAAACTCGGCTTTGCTTTGTCTAGTAAAGTTGAAAGAAGTATTTTATAGACACTAGACTTTGGATGTTTTTGTAAATTTTCTATAAAATGTACAATTAAATGAATCACAATAGAAACAGTTATGATCAATACCAAAGCTACATAATTTGAAGAAACCACAGTGATATCAAAACCCAAAAGCGCAAAAATTCCACTAGAACTAAAAAGAGAAAGCAAACAAATCCCTAAAGCTAAAAATACTAAACGCAAAGAGCCAAAAAACCACCAAAGCGCAACAAACAAAAGTCCAATTAAACTAAGTCCATAAATTTTCAAATCGCTTTTAACATAATTAATCATATCATTAGCGATCATTTCAACGCCACCAAGATGTAAAAAATCACCATTTTGACTATATTGTGCCACTAGTGCATTGATTTCATGTAGTCTTTGAGCACTGAATTTTCTTGAATGCTCTTGATGTTCTTTTATCAAAACTCTAAGTTGGTGCTTTTCTTTTTCATCTTTTAATTCATCTCTTGTGTGAACTAAGGCATTATATGCAAGATCAGGTGCAAGATAGATCAAAATTCCTGTCGTTTTTCCATCTTTTGAAATAATATTGTTTCTATAAAAAGGATGATTTAAAATTTCTTTTTTAGCTAGTGCGATATCCACATCTTGGCTAAAAATATTAGGAATATCTTGAATAATTTCTTTTAATTCTTTCCCTTTAGAACTTGTAAGCAAAGGAGCATTAGCGATAGAAAAAACCTTCTCCACTCCGTTGATTTTTGACAAAGCTTGGGTTAAATTTTTGATTTTACCTAAATTAACTTGGTCAAATATATCCCCTTGTTTGGGGCTAAAAGCAAGCATTAAAAAGTTATCACTACCATAACGTGTTGAAACTTCTCTATATAATTTCAAACCCTCATCATGCTCTAAAAGCAAGCTTTCAGCACTAGCATCTACACTTAAATTTTTTGCGAAAAATCCAAAAAAAACACAAAAAATCAAAGCAAAGCCCAAAGTTAATTTTGGGAAATTTAAAAAAACTTTTAAAATTCTACTTATCATTATTTAGAAAAATCAACACTAGAAAGCTTTTCAAGTAAGGTCTTAAAGTCGCCATTTTGCAAGACATCTTTAAACTGCGAACGATAAGTTTGAATGATACTTATGCCAAAAATATCCACATCATAAATTTGCCAATCATTATTTTTGTCATAAAATTTAAAAGTCACAAAATTTTCTTTACCATCTACTAACATTGATGTTTTTAAAAAAGCTCTTTTATTTTTTTCTTCTAAAGCAACGACTTTTAATTTTTGCGAATCATACAAAGCAAGCTTGTCTGTGAAGCTTTTTTTAAGATTTTTTTCAAAAGCTTGATTAAATTGTGTTTTTTCTGCTGAATTTAATTTTTCATATCTAGTAGAAAGACTAAGTTTGGCCATTAATTCATAATCAAAAACACCATCAAAAAGAGCAAAGATTTCATCTGCTGCTTTGTTTTTATTGTTTTTATTTTGATCTAAAATTTTTAAACTTTCATCAATTTTTTCTTGCATAGTTTTAGAGATATCTTGCAAATTTAAAGCAAAAGCAAATGCCACACTACAAAGTAAAACTATGATTTTTTTCATTTTTTCTCCTTATTTGATCATCTCTTGGCGTCTTTGCTCATACGCATCACGTATAAAAGTGTAATAATCCACACTATTTTGATAAACATCATCGATTTTTTCATGATCAAAGCTTAATTCATTTAATCTTAATGCAGTATTCACACTAACACCTAGCCAAAAATTCTTAATATACCCCTCAGGCACCATAAACCAATTAACCGGCAAGGCTAAACTATCTCGTAAATTAGAAGGACCAATCAATGGCAATACCAAATGCGGCCCACTTCCCATACCCCATTTGCCCAAAGTAGTTCCAAAATCTGCTTCATAACTTTTTAAAGGAGTTTTGCTTGCACTATCTAGCAAACCAAATCCAAAAATCACATTCACACAAAATCTTCCAAATTCCTCACCAGCTTTTCTAAATTCCAAACTTAAAAGGTGATTGATAAATCTAAAAGGCGATCTTGTGGTATCAAAAGCATTTTTTACTCCTGTTCTTATAAAACTTGGAGTAATACTTTTATAAGAAAGTGTAACCGGCCTTAAAAAATAAATATAAAGATCGTAATTAAATTTACTCATAGCTTTATTATAAATATAAAAACTATCTTTGACTTCTTTTTTTTGATACTCTTGCTCAAAATCTTCAAAGTCATTTGCTAAAATCAAAGCATTTAAAAATAAACACAAAACTAGTATGTATTTTAACAAGCTTTTTCCTTTTAAAATTTTATAAATTGAAATTTTAGATTATACAAAAATTAAAATAAATTTTTACATTAAAATGCTTTTAAAATATTCTTTAAAAAAAATAATAATTTTTATTTGCTTATAAAATAAGTCTTAGAAAATATGCAAAAAATAAAAATTTATTTTTGTATTCAAAAATAAGCTATAATTTTTTTAAATTTACGACAAAAAGGATCAAAAATGAAAAAAATTTTCACCTTACTTTTTTTATGCATTCTTAGCTATGGAGCTGATGTAAATATCGCAGCAGCTGCAAATGTAGCCTATGCATTTAAAGCCTTGCAAAAAGAATTTCAAAAAGAAAACCCTGATATTAGTATCAATGTAAGCTTGGGAGCTAGTGGAAATTTAGTTGCACAGATTAAAAATGGAGCACCATTTGATATATTTATGGCGGCAAATATGAAATTTGCTCAAAGTTTGTATGATGATCATTTTGCTAGTACAAAACCTGTTATTTACGCTCAAGGAGCTTTAGCTTTACTTAGTGTAAGAATGGATTTAAGCAAAGAATTAAACACGCTTAAAGAAGAAAAAATAAAAATCATCACCATAGCTAATCCCAAAGCAGCTCCTTATGGTCAAGCTAGCATAGAAACTTTACAAAATGCTAAAATTTATGAGCAAACAAAAGCTAAAATCATCGAAGCAAAATCCATAGGAGAAGCACTTACTCAAACACTAAAAGCAGCCGATGTGGGTTTTATAGCAGCAAGTGCTTTATATGAAGATACACTAAAATCTTATAAACTCCAAGAAGGAAAAAATTATATTTTAATCGATCCAAAGCTTTATGGACCAATCAATCAAGGCATTATTATCACTTCTTATGGTAAAGATAATGCCAAAGCTAAGAAATTTTATGATTTTATCCTAAGCGATAAAGCCAAGCAAATTTTCAAAGCTTATGGCTATAATACCCCATGATTAAAGCTAAAATAAACACGATAAAAAATTATGAAAATATAAACTGGGTGGAATTTCTTATAAAAAAACATAAATTATACATGCTTGCTTTAGAACTTGATGAAAAAGCAAGCATTGATCAAGAAGTGTCACTTGCTTTTAAAAGTAGCGAATGCTTACTTAGTAAGAAAAATTTAAAAAACTCATTTTTAAATACCTTTTATGCAAAAATTATTGATATTTTCCAAGGACAAATCATCACTATAATAAGATTAAAAAATGAGATTTGCACCTTTGAAGCTCAAATTAGCACTTTTGAATTTTTAGAACAAAATTATCAAAAAAATGATTTTGTATTTGCTTATGTACATCCTAGCGCTTTATTTATCAAAGAGTATTTATGCTAAAACTTGACTTTGAAAAAATCTTTAAAAATAAAGAAAAAGATTTTAAACTTAAGGTTAAATTTGAGGTTAAAGAAGGAGAATTTTGTGCTATTTTTGGAAAAAGTGGTAGTGGTAAAACTACGCTTTTGAGAATTTTAGCAGGTTTTGAAAAAGCACAAGGAAGTTGTATCTTTCATGATAAGATATTTTTTGATGAAAAAAACTTCTTAAGCCCGCAAAAAAGACAACTTGGTTTTGTTTTTCAAGACTATGCTTTGTTTGAAAATATGAATGTAGAACAAAATCTACTATATGCCAAAAAAGATCTTGAATTTGCAAATGAACTTTTAGAACTTTTGGATTTAAATCAGCATAGAAAAAGTCATATTTTAGAACTAAGCGGAGGACAAAAGCAACGCGTAGCTTTAGCAAGAGCCATTATGCAAAGACCAAAGCTTTTACTTTTAGATGAGCCATTTAGCGCTTTAGATAATGAAATCAAACAACGTTTACAAGATTATCTTTTCAACATTCATAAAACTTATAAAATCACTACCATTTTAATCAGTCATGATGTAAGCGAAGTTTATAAACTAGCCAATAAAGTCATCATTTTAGAAAATGGAGCTATCATCAAGGAAGGCTCGCCTAGTGAAGTTTTTTTAAAAACACAGGGCTCACAAAAATTTGCCATAAAAGCACGCATTTTAAAACTACAAAAGCAAGATAGTATTTTTGTTGCTATTCTTGCCATAGGAAACCAAATCA
Encoded here:
- the ruvB gene encoding Holliday junction branch migration DNA helicase RuvB, giving the protein MDRIVEIEKFSPDETYETSLRPSNFDGYIGQENIKKNLEIFIKAAKKRNECLDHILFSGPAGLGKTTLANIISYEMNANIKTTAAPMIEKSGDLAAILTNLSEGDILFIDEIHRLSPAIEEVLYPAMEDFRLDIIIGSGPAAQTIKIDLPKFTLIGATTRAGMLSNPLRDRFGMQFRLEFYKNEELAIILEKAALKLNKTCEKKASLEIAKRSRSTPRIALRLLKRVRDFADVNDEDNISEKRAKEALNSLGVNELGFDAMDLKYLELLTEAKRKPIGLSSIAAALSEDENTIEDVIEPYLLANGYIERTAKGRIASLKSFDVLKLKYNKGLFDEK
- a CDS encoding AI-2E family transporter, which translates into the protein MKNSNFFLISFILIILFWVLYLFQPFLMNIAIASLMAVSTSNINVKFLTIFKGKKVVAATATTAFMLAMFFIPFVYAVIELVKAAKGFDVNYFHNTIEYFKNYSLHLPESLSFIEPKIKEALASIDLNSISKNILTYLSSATKFGTKFLTDMVLICVFYFFANLYGSQLIGYIKTIIPMKKEETQGILSEVSNVMSVVFYSMVLNAILQGVLFAIIAKIYGYDAILMGILFCFSSLIPVVGGALVYVPVSLYEFANNNLSGALVIFIYSVVIISFIADTLVKPYIIKWINEKLVQIPTQINELLIFFAMIAGISSFGFWGIILGPAILTFFISTLKLYVILKEKHFV
- a CDS encoding MFS transporter; translated protein: MLKTVLPLSFIVGTRFFGLFIVLPVLSLYALNLKGANEFLVGLLVGVYALTQMALQVPFGIISDKIGRKKTMLIGLIVFIIGSLVCSYADDIYTMMFGRLLQGAGAIGAVATAMISDFINEENRGKAMAIMGSFIGLSFAVSLVLSPLMSAKFGLSSLFDLSAILSLICIVLLFSVVPKEHTIIHENTKTPLKKLLKEKNLALMNLTNCMQKLLMSIAFLSIPLVLVHEFNYPSENLWYVYVSSMVLGFLAMGLSGSLGEKRGLSKEILLLGVAFFIIAYIIFAFSYNALVFMVGVVVFFIGFNLHEPIMQSCASKFAKVNEKGAALGVFNAFGYFGSFLGGVIGGYFLHHFSLVTLAFILVVLSCLWFVLLLFLQSPADFKNVYLSLETKHDLNVFKNINGVLDVYKNSKFLVIKYNKKFTSEGEILAIIGK
- the rdgB gene encoding RdgB/HAM1 family non-canonical purine NTP pyrophosphatase: MKKKLKIVLATSNTHKIEEIKKFLTTYEIYALNEVITPFEIIEDGASFKENALIKSKAIFNALGNKQDEFITLSDDSGISVEALDNAPGIFSARYSQEGTDEANRNKLIQALHEKNLHQSKAFYTAAIAISSKYGHFTTHGYMHGLVIDTLRGSNGFGYDPLFIPKGFDKTLGELEEQVKLAISHRSQALMFSTYILRVLEKIAF
- a CDS encoding efflux RND transporter permease subunit, with the translated sequence MISRILKVFLNFPKLTLGFALIFCVFFGFFAKNLSVDASAESLLLEHDEGLKLYREVSTRYGSDNFLMLAFSPKQGDIFDQVNLGKIKNLTQALSKINGVEKVFSIANAPLLTSSKGKELKEIIQDIPNIFSQDVDIALAKKEILNHPFYRNNIISKDGKTTGILIYLAPDLAYNALVHTRDELKDEKEKHQLRVLIKEHQEHSRKFSAQRLHEINALVAQYSQNGDFLHLGGVEMIANDMINYVKSDLKIYGLSLIGLLFVALWWFFGSLRLVFLALGICLLSLFSSSGIFALLGFDITVVSSNYVALVLIITVSIVIHLIVHFIENLQKHPKSSVYKILLSTLLDKAKPSFFAILTTVVGFLSFVFSDIEPIIKLGIMMSLGISVSLILAYVYFASILVLMPRLEFKKLNQSSLCFLNFCANASLKHRKIIYGISVLCVVFALWGIAQIKVENSFVSYFKDSSRIKQGLLVIDKDLGGTMPLDVIVRFKQEKQHQQSTDEFEQEFDDLAKDDRYFFSSEKTRIAAKVHEFLSKQKYVGSVLSLESLLELGKSINNGKPLDDFALAFLYENLDEGFKKQVLIPFVSVENNELRFSVRMLDSDPNLRRDVFLKQLEKNLNKLLQNDNVQVQISGIMPLYNNMLQSLFSSQFDTLAFVVLVIFALFVVIFRSFVYAFVAILANLIPLALVFGLMGILNIPLDIMSITIAAICIGIGVDDMIHYIYRFKEELKHKSLEEAIKASHLGIGSAIYYTSVTIILGFLVMVSSNFIPTIYFGLLTVLAMSLLLLGSLFLLPSFILTYHYFKQNYNKSKAKAH
- a CDS encoding transporter, toluene tolerance family encodes the protein MKKIIVLLCSVAFAFALNLQDISKTMQEKIDESLKILDQNKNNKNKAADEIFALFDGVFDYELMAKLSLSTRYEKLNSAEKTQFNQAFEKNLKKSFTDKLALYDSQKLKVVALEEKNKRAFLKTSMLVDGKENFVTFKFYDKNNDWQIYDVDIFGISIIQTYRSQFKDVLQNGDFKTLLEKLSSVDFSK
- a CDS encoding VacJ family lipoprotein, which codes for MLKYILVLCLFLNALILANDFEDFEQEYQKKEVKDSFYIYNKAMSKFNYDLYIYFLRPVTLSYKSITPSFIRTGVKNAFDTTRSPFRFINHLLSLEFRKAGEEFGRFCVNVIFGFGLLDSASKTPLKSYEADFGTTLGKWGMGSGPHLVLPLIGPSNLRDSLALPVNWFMVPEGYIKNFWLGVSVNTALRLNELSFDHEKIDDVYQNSVDYYTFIRDAYEQRRQEMIK
- the modA gene encoding molybdate ABC transporter substrate-binding protein, giving the protein MKKIFTLLFLCILSYGADVNIAAAANVAYAFKALQKEFQKENPDISINVSLGASGNLVAQIKNGAPFDIFMAANMKFAQSLYDDHFASTKPVIYAQGALALLSVRMDLSKELNTLKEEKIKIITIANPKAAPYGQASIETLQNAKIYEQTKAKIIEAKSIGEALTQTLKAADVGFIAASALYEDTLKSYKLQEGKNYILIDPKLYGPINQGIIITSYGKDNAKAKKFYDFILSDKAKQIFKAYGYNTP
- a CDS encoding ABC transporter ATP-binding protein, yielding MLKLDFEKIFKNKEKDFKLKVKFEVKEGEFCAIFGKSGSGKTTLLRILAGFEKAQGSCIFHDKIFFDEKNFLSPQKRQLGFVFQDYALFENMNVEQNLLYAKKDLEFANELLELLDLNQHRKSHILELSGGQKQRVALARAIMQRPKLLLLDEPFSALDNEIKQRLQDYLFNIHKTYKITTILISHDVSEVYKLANKVIILENGAIIKEGSPSEVFLKTQGSQKFAIKARILKLQKQDSIFVAILAIGNQITQVVLSPLEAKNFKENDEVLLSQKAFTLNLAKI